One segment of Candidatus Binatus sp. DNA contains the following:
- a CDS encoding class I SAM-dependent methyltransferase, whose translation MKYVGDPIKQLAIWLVQSREYTNFTYDLDSTNRQYLAAFVAQITGKSYSEVSGYIAELENDKRLAAHILQVTSNSLLRSFADSSVRYARRLGWYAIVRANRPRVVIETGVDKGLGACVLTAALSRNSEEGYPGYYYGLDINPDAGYLLCGEYQKFGEIVYGDSIETLKSFSEPIDLFINDSDHSAGYEAAEYETISNKLSDDSIVLGDNAHLTTKLLEFADRTGREFLYFQEKPLRHWYPGAGIGAAFKRANAAGEAAAASKREHPGAIRGVVRGL comes from the coding sequence ATGAAGTACGTCGGCGATCCGATTAAGCAGCTCGCTATCTGGCTGGTGCAGTCCCGCGAGTACACTAACTTCACCTATGACCTCGATAGCACCAATCGACAGTACCTGGCCGCCTTCGTCGCACAGATTACGGGCAAGTCGTATTCGGAGGTGAGCGGATACATCGCGGAACTCGAAAATGATAAACGACTGGCGGCTCATATCCTGCAGGTGACGAGCAACAGTCTGCTGCGAAGCTTCGCCGATTCGAGCGTAAGGTACGCCCGACGGCTTGGCTGGTATGCGATAGTAAGAGCGAACAGGCCAAGAGTGGTGATCGAAACCGGCGTGGACAAGGGGCTCGGCGCCTGCGTCCTTACAGCCGCACTATCAAGGAACTCCGAAGAAGGTTACCCGGGCTACTACTACGGTCTGGATATAAATCCGGACGCGGGTTACCTGCTATGCGGCGAGTACCAGAAGTTTGGCGAGATTGTTTACGGTGATTCGATCGAAACGTTGAAGTCGTTTTCCGAACCGATCGATCTTTTCATTAACGACAGCGACCATTCGGCAGGCTACGAAGCCGCCGAGTACGAGACGATTAGCAATAAATTGAGCGACGATTCGATAGTGCTCGGAGACAATGCGCATCTAACCACTAAGTTGTTGGAGTTTGCCGATCGAACTGGAAGAGAATTCCTTTACTTCCAGGAAAAGCCTCTTCGGCATTGGTACCCGGGTGCCGGGATTGGAGCCGCATTCAAGCGTGCCAATGCAGCCGGAGAAGCGGCCGCGGCGAGTAAGCGCGAGCATCCGGGAGCGATTCGGGGTGTTGTGCGCGGGCTATAG
- a CDS encoding bifunctional 2-polyprenyl-6-hydroxyphenol methylase/3-demethylubiquinol 3-O-methyltransferase UbiG, with protein MIRERNAQAQVAGILPPRYNVWRQSFDELVQRSLKGECAVLDVGAGRKPTFPRDRRSPNCYYAGLDLSAAELAKAPPGSYDGSWASDITRKVPELEGRFDLVLSWQVLEHVKPLDASIENIRSYLRPGGRLIATLSGAFSTYGLINQVVPARVGVWAMSKLLGRDPETVFPAYYDHCWQTALERMLSHWTRFEVVPFYIGASYFRFSRTLQRIYLGYEDWALRGKHFNLATHYLIDATK; from the coding sequence ATGATTAGGGAGCGCAACGCCCAAGCGCAGGTCGCCGGAATTCTTCCGCCGAGGTACAACGTATGGCGACAGTCGTTTGACGAGTTGGTGCAGCGCAGTTTGAAGGGCGAATGCGCCGTTCTTGATGTCGGCGCCGGCCGAAAACCAACCTTTCCTCGCGATCGGCGCTCGCCGAATTGCTACTACGCCGGGTTGGATTTGTCGGCAGCCGAACTCGCCAAGGCCCCGCCCGGATCCTATGACGGCAGCTGGGCTAGCGATATCACCCGGAAGGTACCCGAACTCGAGGGGCGCTTCGACCTGGTGCTAAGCTGGCAGGTCCTCGAACATGTGAAGCCGCTGGACGCCTCGATCGAGAACATCCGCAGTTATCTGCGCCCGGGAGGCAGGCTAATCGCTACGCTCTCCGGTGCATTCTCGACTTATGGCCTTATTAATCAGGTCGTGCCTGCCCGCGTGGGTGTTTGGGCGATGAGCAAGCTGCTCGGACGCGACCCCGAGACCGTGTTTCCCGCCTACTACGATCATTGCTGGCAAACCGCGCTGGAACGAATGCTGAGTCATTGGACAAGGTTCGAAGTAGTTCCATTTTATATCGGTGCTTCGTACTTCCGCTTTTCCAGGACTCTTCAGCGCATCTACCTTGGTTACGAAGACTGGGCGCTGAGGGGCAAGCACTTCAACCTTGCGACTCACTACCTGATCGATGCCACGAAATAG
- a CDS encoding class I SAM-dependent methyltransferase, producing MPGEVERKARLYRRFDRYLSGGNVLVELGCGDGGALDQFHSRYRIAIGIDGSLTRFRMRSGTRVGWSMVLADLNRPFPLRAGSVDAVFLNQVIEHLADPRHLADEVRRLLKADGIALVTTPNLRYLGHLQRLVMRGRGPRTGDSIDIDGPWDNGHIHYFTHSDLREIFLDAGFKKVESRALVNLEGARPWLRNLLDRRSSSYIVREFLSGNILLTATK from the coding sequence TTGCCGGGCGAGGTGGAAAGGAAAGCCCGGCTCTATCGACGCTTCGACCGCTATCTCAGCGGAGGAAATGTGTTGGTCGAGCTCGGATGTGGGGATGGCGGCGCACTCGATCAATTCCATTCCAGGTATCGGATCGCGATCGGAATAGACGGCAGCCTGACACGCTTCAGGATGCGTTCCGGAACGCGGGTCGGCTGGAGCATGGTGTTGGCTGATCTAAATCGGCCTTTCCCGCTAAGAGCAGGGAGTGTCGATGCGGTCTTCCTGAACCAGGTGATCGAGCATCTGGCCGATCCCCGCCATCTGGCCGACGAGGTAAGGCGGCTGCTCAAAGCCGATGGCATCGCCCTGGTCACGACGCCTAACCTCCGCTACCTGGGGCATCTGCAGCGACTGGTCATGCGGGGCAGGGGGCCGCGCACCGGAGATAGTATCGATATCGACGGGCCGTGGGACAACGGGCACATCCACTACTTTACTCATTCCGATCTACGAGAAATTTTTCTGGACGCAGGATTCAAAAAGGTCGAGTCGCGGGCCTTGGTGAATCTGGAGGGCGCGCGGCCTTGGCTGCGCAACCTGCTCGACCGAAGATCGTCCTCGTATATTGTGCGCGAGTTCCTTTCCGGCAATATCCTTCTCACAGCGACCAAATGA
- a CDS encoding lipopolysaccharide biosynthesis protein has protein sequence MSELSERLPPVQVEDIEPAGRPARAQIGSSTLALGAIVSLGGRLAGRAFRMSVEIALARLLGPAGYGLYAVGFTLFVITAVISPLGLDQGVIYFGARYLHDDAGRFKGVLFRSVGYTVLAGSILAIGCFLLAPWLANDIFRKPALTFVFRGFALAILMAAALKTMGAATRISHNMRRSVLAEELVPPVSTLLLILVFFHLGWGVHGAVLAVSISFTLAACVAAYCLCELFPVLLSPAVKAVGDSGGLIRFSLATGALVGLTNIYYGLDRFLVAYFWAARDVGIYQAAAQTSNQFVTIVGAFSMALTPMIADLYHHGEIERLNELFKVSTKWALYLSLPLFAVIWVAPGDFMAALYGEHYRSGGLILAVLAVGQLINVATGAVFFLAVMTGQQKRLIQASAVAVAVTVGLDFLLIPRIGPVGAALGTTLVGGGMWIFMLLQLRSVLGLWPFDRRYLKGLTIAAMCVAFLVALHSSLGASPQVTIIVMGVCSVAIFAVALPALGLDLEDSELLALIRSRLFNVVK, from the coding sequence ATGAGCGAACTTTCAGAGCGGCTTCCGCCGGTCCAGGTAGAAGACATCGAGCCAGCGGGACGTCCTGCCCGAGCACAAATCGGATCGTCCACGCTGGCCCTTGGTGCGATTGTCAGTCTCGGCGGACGGCTGGCGGGACGAGCTTTTAGGATGTCGGTCGAGATCGCGCTTGCCCGGCTGTTAGGACCCGCCGGCTACGGCCTGTATGCGGTTGGGTTTACTTTGTTTGTTATCACGGCCGTCATTTCACCGCTGGGGCTTGATCAGGGCGTCATCTATTTCGGTGCCCGCTATTTGCACGACGACGCCGGACGGTTCAAAGGGGTGCTGTTCAGATCTGTCGGCTACACTGTGCTAGCCGGGTCGATCCTGGCGATAGGATGTTTTCTACTAGCGCCCTGGCTGGCAAACGATATATTCCGCAAGCCCGCACTGACCTTTGTATTTAGAGGTTTTGCGCTTGCAATCCTGATGGCTGCTGCGTTGAAGACGATGGGTGCGGCCACGAGGATTTCTCATAACATGAGACGCAGCGTGCTGGCCGAGGAGCTGGTTCCGCCGGTATCCACGCTGCTGCTGATACTGGTATTTTTTCACCTGGGATGGGGAGTCCACGGCGCAGTTCTGGCGGTTTCGATATCGTTTACGCTCGCGGCCTGCGTCGCAGCCTATTGTCTATGCGAACTGTTCCCGGTCCTGCTATCACCTGCCGTGAAAGCAGTCGGCGATTCGGGCGGGCTCATTAGGTTCTCGCTTGCAACCGGAGCGCTGGTAGGCCTGACCAATATCTACTACGGCCTCGATCGCTTCCTGGTGGCGTATTTTTGGGCTGCGCGCGATGTCGGGATTTATCAGGCGGCCGCGCAGACTTCCAACCAGTTCGTCACGATCGTCGGCGCTTTCAGTATGGCATTGACGCCGATGATCGCTGACTTATACCATCACGGCGAGATTGAACGGCTGAACGAACTTTTCAAAGTCAGTACCAAGTGGGCGCTTTACCTGAGCTTGCCGCTATTTGCGGTTATCTGGGTCGCGCCCGGCGATTTCATGGCGGCTTTGTATGGCGAACACTACCGGAGCGGCGGGCTGATTCTCGCCGTTCTCGCAGTCGGACAGCTAATCAACGTAGCGACGGGCGCGGTGTTTTTTCTGGCAGTGATGACCGGTCAGCAGAAGCGTCTGATCCAGGCTTCGGCGGTGGCGGTCGCCGTGACTGTAGGTCTCGATTTCCTGCTGATACCGCGCATCGGCCCTGTAGGGGCAGCTCTCGGGACGACGTTGGTTGGCGGCGGAATGTGGATTTTCATGTTGCTGCAACTGCGCTCGGTGCTAGGTCTTTGGCCATTTGACAGGCGTTATCTTAAGGGGCTGACTATCGCCGCGATGTGCGTCGCTTTTCTGGTGGCCTTGCATTCGAGCCTTGGTGCCTCGCCGCAAGTCACGATCATCGTGATGGGCGTCTGCAGCGTCGCGATATTCGCGGTTGCTCTTCCGGCGCTGGGACTCGATCTCGAAGATAGCGAGTTGCTAGCACTCATTCGGTCCCGGTTATTTAACGTAGTTAAGTGA
- a CDS encoding class I SAM-dependent methyltransferase produces the protein MVRYQREPFIQRFARFDEWSGKSVLEVGCGTGSDLSMFARHGAHTFGLDLTHAGATLATQRLRHHKAAGSAMVADCESAPFADDTFDLVYSWGVIHHSPNTALAAKEIVRVTKPGGRIVVMIYNRKSLVALQAYLMYGFLKGRPTRPLADIMASHLESPGTKAFTEDEARAMFSTLEDVRITPVVTIYDLRIGRERFLPQWMCSLVPQRLGYFMVIDGRKPMSANAAAKPPADVTSLTEPRNAN, from the coding sequence ATGGTTCGTTATCAACGAGAGCCATTCATCCAGCGCTTCGCGCGCTTCGACGAATGGAGCGGCAAGTCGGTGCTGGAAGTCGGATGCGGAACGGGCTCCGATTTGTCGATGTTTGCACGACATGGCGCTCATACCTTCGGCTTGGACCTTACGCATGCCGGAGCGACGCTTGCGACACAGCGCTTACGGCATCACAAGGCGGCCGGGTCCGCGATGGTTGCCGATTGCGAGTCCGCGCCTTTCGCTGACGACACCTTCGACCTGGTGTACTCGTGGGGAGTTATACATCACTCGCCGAACACCGCGTTAGCAGCGAAAGAGATAGTGCGTGTGACCAAGCCGGGCGGGCGCATAGTAGTGATGATATACAATCGGAAATCGCTGGTCGCGCTCCAGGCGTACTTAATGTACGGTTTCTTGAAAGGAAGACCCACGCGTCCGCTCGCAGATATTATGGCATCGCATCTGGAAAGCCCCGGTACCAAGGCCTTCACGGAAGACGAAGCGCGCGCGATGTTCTCCACGCTCGAGGACGTCAGGATCACGCCGGTTGTCACTATTTACGACCTACGTATCGGGCGCGAGCGATTTCTGCCGCAGTGGATGTGTTCGCTGGTGCCTCAGCGGCTCGGCTACTTTATGGTAATCGACGGCCGCAAACCTATGAGCGCGAATGCAGCCGCAAAGCCACCAGCAGATGTTACATCGCTAACCGAACCGCGCAACGCGAACTAG
- a CDS encoding lytic transglycosylase domain-containing protein, producing the protein MSKRGYIAAAGVMLLGALLITGRSAVAAEPVNERAALGVVARMYGFDPDLLIAIAKVESNGNPAAVSPKGAQGLMQLMPATAAQYGVDDPFDVVENALGAARFLDHLRRWRLSHPQMQLPELLAAYNAGENAVAKYGGIPPYAETQEYVRRVLVTYLLDGVPLRTDGSSRTIGLIRPAKSRMPIKGVAHADQSVAESSDAKALDQLQALKRQRWAALERAR; encoded by the coding sequence GTGTCGAAGCGCGGATACATAGCAGCGGCCGGCGTGATGCTGCTCGGCGCATTGCTGATCACGGGGCGATCGGCGGTTGCGGCCGAGCCGGTGAACGAACGGGCTGCGCTCGGGGTCGTGGCAAGGATGTATGGCTTCGATCCGGACTTGCTGATCGCGATCGCCAAGGTCGAGTCGAACGGGAATCCAGCGGCGGTATCTCCCAAGGGTGCGCAGGGTTTGATGCAGCTGATGCCTGCCACCGCGGCACAGTACGGCGTGGACGATCCGTTCGACGTGGTGGAGAACGCACTGGGCGCGGCGCGCTTTCTGGATCATCTTCGGCGCTGGCGGCTCAGTCACCCGCAAATGCAATTGCCCGAGCTGTTAGCTGCGTACAATGCCGGCGAGAACGCAGTCGCCAAGTACGGCGGAATCCCGCCCTATGCCGAGACGCAGGAATACGTGAGACGGGTGCTGGTCACCTACCTGCTGGACGGGGTCCCGCTTCGGACCGACGGTTCATCGCGAACGATCGGTTTGATCAGGCCGGCCAAATCGCGGATGCCTATCAAGGGCGTCGCGCACGCCGATCAATCGGTCGCGGAAAGCTCCGACGCAAAGGCTCTCGATCAGCTTCAGGCGCTCAAGCGGCAGCGCTGGGCAGCTTTGGAACGGGCTCGATGA
- a CDS encoding sulfotransferase domain-containing protein, with amino-acid sequence MEESVKLLYVCGAGRSGSTILDRMLGQVEGFFSAGEIRVLWDRALAQHLLCGCGLPLDDCPVWGDIIRNSVGGDNSNGGDDVRNIRQSARTLATPLILLPGGRKLLRSMTLRHVDRIAAVYKAIVKQTGCRVIVDSSKVPAYSYLLSQVPGIELYVVHLVRDPRAVAYSWQKSKSRPDMRKVTGAPSEMTRFGLVTSSLIWAMENIASEMLWQRSERPYLRLSYEEFATHPKAALDSIFRLLGETPATTPFVSDSEVKLSVNHTVAGNPDRMSTGLVKLRVDDEWRARLAPMNRRLVEVLTFPVLHRYGYSVNGA; translated from the coding sequence ATGGAGGAGTCAGTAAAGCTGCTATACGTGTGCGGGGCTGGACGCAGCGGCAGTACAATCCTTGACCGCATGCTGGGACAAGTCGAGGGATTTTTCTCGGCCGGAGAGATACGGGTCTTGTGGGACCGCGCCCTCGCTCAGCACTTGCTGTGCGGGTGTGGCTTGCCGCTGGACGATTGTCCGGTGTGGGGAGACATCATCAGGAACTCGGTAGGTGGTGACAATAGTAATGGCGGCGATGACGTCAGAAACATCCGGCAATCCGCGCGAACTCTTGCCACCCCCTTAATTCTACTGCCCGGAGGGCGAAAGCTGCTCAGATCGATGACGCTACGGCACGTCGATCGAATCGCGGCGGTGTACAAGGCGATCGTCAAACAGACCGGATGCCGGGTGATCGTCGATTCATCGAAGGTTCCTGCTTACAGTTACCTGCTTTCACAGGTACCGGGCATCGAACTATACGTGGTGCATCTCGTGCGGGACCCGCGCGCGGTCGCGTACTCCTGGCAAAAGAGCAAGTCGCGTCCGGACATGCGCAAGGTTACGGGAGCTCCCAGCGAGATGACTCGCTTCGGGCTGGTAACGAGTTCTCTCATCTGGGCGATGGAGAACATTGCATCGGAAATGCTTTGGCAGCGCTCCGAGAGACCGTATCTAAGGCTCAGCTATGAAGAGTTCGCAACACATCCTAAAGCTGCGCTGGACTCAATCTTTCGCTTGCTCGGCGAGACCCCCGCGACCACTCCCTTCGTGAGCGATAGCGAAGTGAAGCTCAGCGTGAACCATACGGTGGCTGGAAATCCCGACCGAATGAGCACTGGGCTGGTCAAGCTCCGGGTTGACGACGAGTGGCGGGCGCGGCTGGCTCCGATGAACCGTCGTCTTGTAGAAGTTCTGACCTTTCCGGTTTTGCACAGGTATGGATACTCGGTTAACGGTGCCTAG
- a CDS encoding methyltransferase domain-containing protein translates to MLACPQCRGSLVATSHDLRCESCVKTYPIVDGIPLLLLDLKAAEHDELDHHNGHHTHNERERQKDFFDNEVEPEFEITRPRGTPALYSWYYAEKFRKSIANLESLLDGSTVLTVCGGSGMDAEFLASRGARVIASDLSLGAAKRASERARRFGLAIEPIVADVERLPFADRAVDVAYVHDGLHHIENPFAGLKEMTRVARSAISVTEPADAIATKIAIYLGLALEREEAGNRVARMRRHEIAQFLEQAGFKVVSAQRYVMYYQHNPGRLIEFLSKPGLLGVSQGAVILSNLLIGRWGNRLGVTATRVTGT, encoded by the coding sequence ATGCTGGCATGCCCGCAGTGCCGCGGAAGTCTGGTAGCGACCTCGCACGATCTGCGTTGCGAGAGTTGCGTGAAGACTTATCCCATCGTAGACGGCATACCACTGCTACTGCTTGATCTTAAGGCGGCCGAGCACGACGAACTGGACCATCATAACGGCCATCATACACACAATGAGCGCGAGCGGCAGAAGGACTTCTTCGACAATGAAGTCGAACCGGAGTTTGAGATAACCCGCCCGCGGGGAACGCCTGCGCTGTATAGCTGGTACTACGCCGAAAAATTTCGCAAAAGTATCGCCAACCTGGAATCGCTGCTTGATGGATCGACCGTGCTGACGGTATGCGGCGGCTCCGGCATGGACGCGGAATTTCTCGCGTCACGAGGCGCTCGCGTAATAGCATCGGACCTCTCGCTCGGCGCAGCCAAGCGCGCCAGCGAGCGTGCGCGGCGTTTCGGCCTCGCGATCGAACCGATCGTCGCCGACGTCGAGCGTTTGCCGTTCGCCGATCGCGCCGTGGACGTAGCTTATGTGCACGACGGGTTGCATCACATCGAGAACCCTTTCGCGGGACTCAAGGAGATGACCCGGGTGGCTCGTTCGGCAATCTCAGTGACCGAACCAGCCGACGCGATAGCTACCAAGATCGCCATCTACCTGGGGCTGGCTTTGGAACGGGAAGAAGCGGGCAATCGAGTCGCGAGAATGCGCCGGCATGAGATCGCGCAATTTCTCGAACAGGCGGGCTTCAAGGTGGTTAGCGCTCAGCGCTATGTGATGTACTATCAGCACAATCCTGGCCGCCTTATCGAATTTCTATCCAAGCCGGGTCTGCTGGGCGTATCGCAGGGCGCGGTGATCCTCAGCAACCTTCTGATCGGGCGTTGGGGCAATCGCCTGGGAGTAACTGCGACTCGCGTGACCGGCACATGA
- a CDS encoding right-handed parallel beta-helix repeat-containing protein yields MNLLSSIGKGWRALVLVGIITGACGAAGHFASELEAGTAAERSGIVAVAFPASAKYVFYVSNDGNDRWSGTRPAPAGGDGPFASIERARDAIRSLKAAERLDGPVDVQIRGGTYQLKSPLVLTPGDSGSSRAPITYEAYPGETPVLSGGQRITGWRKLGNEADSVSPAARGEVFVADVSPGWRFNDLWLSGRSLSRSAAPNTDDWRQWPRATPARGVINGFYFAPGTVERYADITSAEVNMVPFIGSHPVNFLAPIANLDVRSGTLVFADAAKDSVLKKYRNGDYFRIENVLGAIVRPGQWSVNADKGKVYCWPPANTDLNTAEVVAPRLLEAIELRGFEGRGELVRFVRIRGLTISHVDRRRLDQPFPPGPQLRLIKFETQDAAVLLSGVEDCSIEQCRITNVGGMGVRATYYAQRIRILNNEISDCGGSAIAFEGYEAGTHDVNRDNLIAGNSLHHCAQSSWRGSGVTLLQAGHVTVQDNKIYDLPFCGILVSGYPVSWVRTHRLDPKGKMASPEGVVEPPNPSLALRQGEIGDDPLTIDSVKKFIPGSVLIKDNVVSDMMKILDDGGGIYAGWSHHTVIQHNRVYRSHREMSYGIYLDAEQLDTTVRDNVVYDCPEVASPRIGAALYLNNTGRNQVRNNILALSSRLFQFWASDGGQVATQNIFLFKGIPGDAVLTAAHKGRMNLRDLGVIKEPRSPLSEILEMPIFDPAYQGFGNNMGPSTMDYNIYWSTGGYAAIQPFVDHWRKGGWDQHSIVSDPLFVNAEAGDFRLRAGSPAPGVGFHPFEIPAAN; encoded by the coding sequence GTGAACCTTCTTAGCTCGATTGGTAAAGGTTGGCGTGCTCTGGTTTTAGTGGGTATTATCACCGGAGCTTGCGGCGCCGCAGGTCACTTCGCATCCGAGCTCGAGGCCGGAACCGCAGCCGAGAGATCGGGAATAGTCGCTGTAGCATTTCCAGCTTCTGCGAAGTACGTGTTCTACGTCTCCAATGACGGGAACGATAGGTGGAGCGGAACCCGTCCCGCGCCAGCCGGTGGCGACGGCCCATTCGCCAGCATCGAAAGGGCTCGCGATGCGATTCGCAGTCTCAAGGCTGCCGAAAGACTAGACGGTCCGGTAGACGTGCAGATTCGCGGTGGAACCTATCAGTTGAAAAGTCCGCTAGTTCTGACACCTGGGGATTCCGGTTCGTCGCGGGCACCGATCACCTACGAAGCTTATCCGGGGGAGACTCCGGTGCTTAGCGGCGGCCAAAGGATAACAGGCTGGCGAAAGCTCGGCAACGAGGCGGATAGCGTGTCGCCGGCCGCGAGGGGCGAAGTCTTTGTAGCCGACGTGTCACCGGGATGGCGCTTCAACGATCTGTGGCTGAGTGGCAGATCGCTCTCTCGTTCCGCCGCACCGAATACGGACGACTGGCGTCAATGGCCGCGCGCAACGCCGGCGCGGGGCGTGATCAACGGCTTCTACTTCGCTCCGGGTACGGTCGAACGCTACGCCGACATCACGAGCGCCGAAGTGAACATGGTGCCGTTCATCGGCTCTCATCCGGTCAACTTTCTTGCCCCGATTGCAAACCTCGACGTGCGATCCGGAACTCTTGTCTTTGCGGATGCAGCAAAGGATTCTGTTCTGAAAAAGTATAGGAACGGTGACTATTTCAGAATCGAGAATGTACTTGGAGCGATCGTGCGCCCCGGCCAGTGGAGTGTGAACGCGGACAAAGGAAAGGTTTACTGCTGGCCACCCGCCAATACCGATCTTAACACCGCTGAAGTAGTAGCTCCGCGGCTGCTTGAGGCGATCGAGTTGCGAGGATTCGAGGGGCGTGGAGAGCTGGTCAGGTTCGTCAGGATCCGGGGCCTTACGATTTCACACGTTGACCGGCGCCGTTTGGACCAACCGTTTCCCCCTGGACCGCAGCTTCGGCTGATCAAGTTCGAGACCCAGGATGCGGCAGTGTTGCTATCGGGAGTCGAGGACTGCAGCATCGAGCAGTGCCGCATCACAAACGTAGGCGGGATGGGTGTGCGCGCGACTTATTATGCCCAGCGCATCAGAATTCTAAACAACGAGATCAGTGACTGCGGCGGGAGCGCGATCGCATTTGAAGGCTACGAGGCCGGTACGCACGACGTTAATCGTGACAACCTGATTGCCGGCAATAGCCTGCATCATTGCGCCCAGAGTAGTTGGCGCGGATCCGGTGTTACACTGTTGCAGGCCGGACACGTTACTGTCCAAGACAATAAGATTTACGACTTACCATTCTGCGGAATTCTGGTAAGCGGCTACCCGGTTAGTTGGGTTCGCACACATAGACTCGATCCGAAAGGTAAGATGGCTTCGCCGGAGGGCGTTGTCGAGCCGCCGAATCCGAGTCTCGCACTTCGCCAAGGCGAAATCGGCGACGATCCTCTTACAATCGATAGCGTCAAGAAGTTTATTCCCGGCAGCGTCCTCATAAAGGACAACGTCGTCAGTGACATGATGAAGATCCTGGACGACGGCGGCGGGATTTACGCCGGCTGGAGTCATCACACGGTCATTCAACACAATCGCGTGTACCGCTCCCATCGCGAGATGTCGTATGGAATCTACCTTGACGCGGAGCAGCTCGATACGACCGTGCGCGACAACGTTGTTTACGATTGTCCGGAGGTTGCCTCGCCGAGAATTGGAGCCGCCTTATACCTGAACAATACCGGTCGCAACCAGGTAAGGAACAATATCCTGGCGCTGAGCAGCAGGCTTTTTCAGTTTTGGGCGAGCGACGGCGGACAGGTCGCGACTCAGAATATATTCCTGTTCAAGGGGATTCCCGGCGATGCCGTCCTGACAGCGGCTCACAAAGGACGAATGAATTTGCGCGATTTGGGAGTTATCAAGGAACCTCGCAGTCCTTTGTCCGAGATTCTCGAGATGCCTATCTTCGACCCTGCTTACCAGGGCTTCGGCAACAACATGGGGCCTTCGACCATGGACTACAACATTTACTGGAGCACTGGCGGTTACGCAGCGATTCAGCCTTTTGTCGATCATTGGCGCAAAGGTGGATGGGATCAGCACTCGATTGTAAGCGATCCGCTGTTCGTGAATGCCGAAGCCGGGGACTTTCGCTTGCGAGCAGGATCCCCCGCGCCCGGCGTAGGATTTCATCCGTTCGAGATTCCCGCCGCGAACTGA